One part of the Desulfonema ishimotonii genome encodes these proteins:
- a CDS encoding NUDIX hydrolase has product MGIEYPDFPRVGVGAVVFKNECVLLVRRGNPPAKDMWAIPGGRLELGESLQMAAEREILEETGVVIRAGEPAFTFDAIIRDDDGTVRFHYVIVDLLAEYVSGVPWPGDDALEARWVSADEIATLAVNSATRKLLRRHFNFGPPCG; this is encoded by the coding sequence TTGGGAATAGAATATCCCGATTTTCCCCGTGTGGGCGTGGGCGCTGTGGTGTTTAAAAACGAATGCGTTTTGCTGGTGCGACGGGGCAATCCTCCGGCAAAGGATATGTGGGCCATCCCCGGCGGCAGGCTGGAACTGGGCGAATCCCTTCAGATGGCGGCAGAGCGGGAGATTCTGGAAGAGACCGGCGTGGTAATCCGGGCCGGAGAACCGGCATTCACCTTTGACGCCATCATCAGGGATGACGACGGAACCGTTCGTTTTCACTACGTGATCGTGGATCTGCTGGCCGAATATGTCAGCGGGGTTCCCTGGCCCGGGGATGACGCCCTGGAGGCCCGGTGGGTGTCTGCCGATGAGATCGCAACGCTGGCCGTCAACTCTGCAACGCGGAAGCTGCTCCGGCGGCATTTCAATTTCGGCCCGCCGTGCGGATAA
- a CDS encoding methyltransferase domain-containing protein — MEKDRVKWNRRYKEGRGTEKPADVIRQFYPLAPKGKALDIAAGNGRNALFLADRGFDVDAVDVSDVAVKALSGIHPSVNAICADLDTYNITPAHYSLIVNIRFLNRRLFPYIKEGLKPGGLLIFESYVEDDRTISPLSCRDFLLRENELLHAFLSLKIIYYEEKDAESRYGTTRTAALAGVKVA, encoded by the coding sequence ATGGAAAAAGATCGCGTGAAGTGGAACAGGCGGTACAAAGAGGGCAGGGGGACTGAAAAGCCCGCCGATGTGATCCGGCAGTTTTACCCCCTGGCACCGAAGGGAAAAGCCCTGGACATCGCCGCCGGAAATGGCAGAAACGCCCTGTTTCTGGCGGACCGGGGCTTTGATGTGGACGCGGTGGACGTGTCGGATGTTGCCGTGAAAGCGCTTTCCGGCATACATCCCAGCGTAAATGCCATCTGTGCCGATCTGGACACATACAATATCACGCCAGCGCATTACAGCCTCATCGTCAACATCCGTTTTCTTAACCGCCGCCTCTTCCCGTACATCAAAGAGGGGTTGAAGCCCGGAGGTCTCCTTATCTTTGAAAGCTATGTGGAAGACGACAGAACCATATCTCCCCTTTCCTGCCGGGATTTCCTGCTGCGGGAAAACGAACTGCTTCACGCATTTCTGTCGCTGAAAATTATCTATTATGAGGAAAAAGACGCCGAATCCCGTTACGGCACAACCCGGACCGCCGCTCTGGCAGGGGTGAAAGTCGCATGA
- a CDS encoding DMT family transporter yields the protein MSKVLTRTDYVSSPPFPPGFALIFGVFAVSTGAIFARLAGEAPALVIAAYRVGLASLVIIPFACFNARAELARISRRDLTLTLLSGFFLAMHFATWISSLDYTSVTNSVVLVNTNPLWVGLLTPFLVRERMRMMAVVSILISVIGGVVIGYGDFATGGDALWGDALALMGSICAAVYILLGRSVRKNLSLLAYVTVCYGSAALILWGIVLSLGLPVTGFSTQTTTAFWAMALIPQLIGHTSYNWSLKWFSASTIAVSLLGEPIGSTIMAWFLFDEGLTIYKIFGGALILFAIFLASLGNLRIKEVIDKNSRIFYPFCGQGDPASDFGIRTGNALKACNPKTIHYGGLTHGIRKYPV from the coding sequence ATGAGTAAAGTCCTGACCCGGACAGATTATGTTTCAAGTCCGCCGTTTCCGCCCGGGTTTGCCCTGATATTCGGCGTATTTGCCGTATCCACGGGCGCGATCTTCGCACGGCTGGCCGGTGAGGCCCCGGCCCTGGTCATCGCGGCTTACCGGGTGGGGCTGGCAAGTCTGGTCATCATCCCCTTTGCCTGTTTTAACGCCAGAGCGGAACTGGCCCGGATCTCCCGGCGCGATCTGACCCTGACGCTGCTGTCCGGCTTTTTTCTGGCCATGCACTTCGCCACCTGGATCTCTTCTCTTGACTATACCTCTGTGACCAACAGTGTGGTGCTGGTCAACACCAATCCCCTGTGGGTGGGCCTGCTCACCCCGTTTCTGGTAAGGGAACGGATGCGGATGATGGCGGTTGTCAGTATCCTCATCAGCGTGATCGGCGGCGTGGTGATCGGATACGGCGACTTTGCCACCGGCGGCGATGCGCTGTGGGGCGACGCGCTGGCGCTCATGGGGAGTATCTGTGCGGCGGTCTATATCCTGCTGGGCCGGAGTGTGCGGAAAAACCTCTCTCTGCTGGCCTATGTTACGGTCTGTTACGGCAGCGCGGCGCTGATTCTCTGGGGCATTGTCCTGTCTCTGGGATTGCCGGTTACGGGGTTCAGCACACAGACTACCACCGCTTTCTGGGCCATGGCGCTGATCCCCCAGCTCATCGGTCACACCAGCTATAACTGGTCCCTGAAGTGGTTCAGCGCCAGTACCATTGCTGTCAGTCTGCTGGGCGAGCCGATCGGCAGCACCATCATGGCCTGGTTTCTGTTTGACGAGGGGCTGACAATATACAAGATTTTCGGCGGCGCGCTGATTCTCTTTGCCATCTTCCTGGCATCGCTGGGGAATCTCAGAATAAAGGAAGTAATTGACAAAAACAGCCGGATATTTTATCCCTTCTGCGGTCAGGGCGATCCGGCTTCAGATTTCGGAATTCGGACCGGAAACGCCCTGAAGGCATGTAACCCCAAAACAATTCACTACGGAGGCTTGACACATGGCATACGAAAATATCCTGTTTGA
- a CDS encoding enoyl-CoA hydratase/isomerase family protein, whose protein sequence is MAYENILFDVADGIATITFNRPKALNALNGALLGELSQALDAIDADEDIRVLVLTGAGEKSFVAGADITELATFGPLQAKVFAKQGQSIISKLQGLSIPVIAAVNGFALGGGSEMALACDFIYASENAMFGLPEITLGIIPGFGGTQRLPRLVGANIAKEMIFTGKMVPAAEAKEIGLVNTVCAPDALMEAVMKTAKAISFKGKISLRAAKQAVNNGLATDLATGLNIECDAFAMCMASEDAKEGTSAFLEKRKAKFTGKLK, encoded by the coding sequence ATGGCATACGAAAATATCCTGTTTGACGTTGCAGACGGCATTGCCACCATCACCTTTAACCGCCCCAAAGCCCTCAACGCCCTCAACGGCGCACTGCTTGGCGAATTGTCGCAGGCACTGGACGCCATTGATGCGGACGAGGATATCCGGGTGCTGGTCCTCACCGGCGCGGGTGAGAAATCCTTTGTGGCCGGGGCCGACATTACCGAGCTGGCGACATTCGGACCGCTTCAGGCCAAGGTGTTTGCAAAACAGGGACAGAGCATTATCAGTAAGTTGCAGGGACTTTCCATTCCGGTGATTGCCGCAGTGAACGGATTCGCACTGGGTGGCGGCAGTGAGATGGCCCTGGCGTGTGATTTTATCTACGCATCTGAAAACGCCATGTTCGGCCTGCCCGAGATCACCCTGGGCATTATCCCCGGCTTCGGCGGCACCCAGCGTCTGCCCCGGCTGGTCGGTGCAAACATCGCCAAGGAGATGATTTTTACCGGAAAAATGGTCCCGGCAGCCGAGGCCAAAGAAATCGGCCTGGTCAACACGGTTTGCGCACCGGATGCCCTGATGGAAGCGGTGATGAAAACGGCAAAGGCGATCTCATTCAAGGGCAAAATTTCCCTGCGGGCGGCCAAGCAGGCGGTCAACAACGGACTTGCCACGGACCTTGCCACCGGCCTGAACATCGAGTGTGATGCCTTTGCCATGTGTATGGCCAGCGAGGATGCCAAAGAAGGCACCTCGGCGTTTCTGGAAAAACGCAAGGCCAAGTTTACTGGAAAATTGAAATAA
- a CDS encoding phenylacetate--CoA ligase family protein has translation MIYDIEYETMPREAMESIQLRRLQVTVERAWATVPFYRKKFGEAGVRPSDIKTLDDLKRLPFTTKQDLRDNYPFGMFAVPMDNVVRIHASSGTTGQPTVVGYTARDVQTWATLMARALVAGGASQGDIIHNAYGYGLFTGGLGAHYGAEKLGASVIPVSGGNTKRQIIIMRDFRPTIITATPSYTLHLAEVAEEMGVSFKDLSFRFGIFGAEPWSEKMREEIQKKLGLKAVDIYGLSEIIGPGVAIECHEAQKGLHIAEDHFIPEIINPQTGENLPCGDTGEIVFTSVTKEAFPIIRYRTRDITSINPEPCICGRTLARMSKVSGRTDDMLIIRGVNVFPSQIESVLMEMEEVEPHYQLVVERQGNLDTLTVMVEVGDLVFSDTVRPLQEMEQKISKNIKEYIGVSAKVKLVEPKTIARSEGKAVRVVDKRKL, from the coding sequence ATGATTTATGATATTGAGTATGAGACGATGCCCAGGGAGGCGATGGAGTCAATCCAGCTCCGCCGTCTTCAGGTCACAGTTGAACGGGCCTGGGCCACGGTTCCGTTTTACCGGAAGAAATTTGGGGAAGCCGGCGTCAGGCCGTCGGATATTAAGACCCTGGACGATCTGAAACGCCTGCCCTTTACCACCAAGCAGGATCTGCGGGACAACTACCCCTTTGGCATGTTTGCCGTGCCCATGGATAACGTGGTCCGCATTCACGCATCATCCGGTACCACCGGTCAGCCCACGGTGGTCGGATATACGGCCCGTGACGTTCAGACCTGGGCCACGCTCATGGCGCGCGCACTGGTGGCCGGCGGCGCTTCCCAGGGCGACATCATCCACAACGCTTACGGATATGGCCTGTTCACCGGCGGGCTGGGGGCGCACTACGGCGCGGAAAAGCTGGGCGCATCGGTGATTCCCGTCTCCGGCGGCAACACCAAGCGCCAGATCATCATCATGCGGGACTTCAGGCCCACCATTATCACCGCCACCCCCTCCTACACTCTTCATCTGGCCGAAGTGGCCGAAGAGATGGGGGTTTCATTCAAAGATCTCAGCTTCAGATTCGGCATATTCGGCGCGGAACCCTGGTCCGAAAAGATGCGCGAGGAGATTCAGAAAAAACTGGGACTGAAGGCGGTGGACATCTACGGGCTGAGTGAGATCATCGGCCCCGGTGTTGCCATCGAGTGCCACGAGGCCCAGAAGGGCCTTCACATTGCCGAGGATCACTTCATCCCGGAGATCATCAACCCGCAGACCGGCGAAAATCTCCCCTGCGGCGACACCGGCGAGATCGTCTTCACGTCCGTCACCAAAGAGGCGTTTCCCATCATCCGCTACCGGACCCGTGACATCACCTCCATCAACCCCGAACCCTGCATCTGCGGCAGAACCCTGGCCCGCATGAGCAAGGTCAGCGGCAGGACCGACGACATGCTCATCATCCGGGGCGTCAACGTCTTCCCGTCCCAGATCGAGAGCGTACTCATGGAGATGGAAGAGGTCGAACCCCATTACCAGCTGGTGGTGGAGCGTCAGGGAAATCTCGACACCCTGACCGTCATGGTGGAAGTGGGTGACCTGGTTTTTTCCGATACTGTCCGGCCCCTCCAGGAGATGGAACAGAAAATTTCCAAGAATATCAAAGAGTATATCGGCGTGTCCGCAAAGGTGAAACTGGTGGAGCCGAAAACCATTGCCCGAAGCGAGGGCAAGGCGGTCCGGGTGGTTGACAAGCGGAAATTATAA
- a CDS encoding ACT domain-containing protein, with protein MRAEQISIFLENKSGRLAEVTKTLSEAEVNIRALSLADTSDFGVLRLIVDNNEAANQALKEKGFTVGKTNVVAVEVPDEPGGLHKILGVLDAGGINVEYMYAFVQQSGSNAVMIFRFDNTDDALKLLGENGVTVIEGSRLYTL; from the coding sequence ATGCGTGCTGAACAAATTTCGATTTTTCTGGAGAACAAATCGGGCCGCCTCGCCGAAGTCACCAAAACGCTTTCCGAAGCAGAAGTTAATATCCGGGCACTCTCCCTGGCGGATACATCGGATTTCGGTGTGCTGCGGCTGATTGTGGACAATAACGAGGCCGCCAACCAGGCTCTCAAAGAAAAGGGGTTTACGGTCGGCAAGACCAATGTGGTGGCTGTTGAGGTGCCGGACGAGCCGGGCGGTCTGCACAAGATTCTGGGGGTGCTGGACGCGGGCGGGATCAACGTGGAATACATGTACGCCTTTGTCCAGCAGAGCGGCAGCAATGCGGTGATGATCTTCCGGTTTGATAACACGGACGATGCCCTGAAACTGCTTGGGGAAAACGGCGTGACGGTGATTGAGGGGAGCCGCCTGTATACCCTGTAA
- a CDS encoding DUF4279 domain-containing protein, with protein sequence MWSYKAPVPENEPLEKHIDALWHTIKSHKRYLLSLKKQFNVDVFLGYRSDCDCAGFKIPHNSLEMFIELEIPFEVSVIIT encoded by the coding sequence ATGTGGAGTTATAAAGCTCCTGTGCCTGAAAATGAACCGTTGGAGAAGCACATTGATGCATTATGGCATACAATTAAGTCTCATAAACGGTATCTGTTATCTCTGAAGAAACAATTCAATGTGGATGTTTTTCTCGGTTACCGCTCCGATTGTGATTGTGCCGGATTTAAAATTCCGCATAACTCATTGGAAATGTTTATTGAATTGGAAATTCCCTTCGAAGTTTCGGTCATTATTACCTGA
- a CDS encoding ABC transporter substrate-binding protein, whose translation MKSGKAHRNYLAMALIIVTALMFSLPVCAADTYKIGGLFSVTGRASFLGDPEKRSMEMVVEAINKSGGIDGHMLEAVIYDTEGDPTKAVMGVSKLINKDRVLTIIGPSTTPTTLAIKPFAVRSQTPLISCAAGNKITSPVDPHVFKTAQSDILAVGAIYAHMKKQGIKKIGIMTVSNAFGESGREQLETQAKNYGLEVVKAEKFGGKDTDMTAQLTKIRTADPDAIICWGTNPGPAVVAKNAKQLNLNIPLYQSHGVASPKFIDLAGDAAEGILLPTGKILVADLLPESDPQKAVLSQYIKDYTAKYNMAVSGFGGYAYDAVNILIKALKGTNGDKKKIRDNIENLTGHVGISGTFNFSKEEHNGLGDDAFVMVQIKNGKWELVNDEQ comes from the coding sequence ATGAAATCAGGAAAGGCACACAGAAATTATCTGGCAATGGCGCTGATTATCGTAACCGCTCTGATGTTTTCGCTGCCCGTCTGTGCAGCGGATACCTACAAAATCGGCGGCCTCTTTTCCGTTACAGGCCGGGCCTCTTTTCTGGGAGACCCGGAAAAGAGAAGCATGGAAATGGTCGTTGAGGCCATCAACAAAAGCGGCGGGATCGACGGCCACATGCTGGAGGCCGTGATCTACGATACCGAAGGCGATCCGACCAAGGCGGTCATGGGCGTGAGCAAGCTCATCAACAAGGACCGGGTGTTAACAATTATCGGCCCCAGCACCACGCCCACCACGCTGGCAATAAAACCCTTTGCCGTCCGCTCTCAGACCCCGCTGATCAGTTGCGCGGCAGGCAATAAAATCACCTCCCCGGTTGATCCCCATGTTTTCAAAACCGCCCAGAGCGACATCCTTGCGGTCGGCGCGATCTATGCCCATATGAAAAAACAGGGGATTAAAAAGATCGGCATTATGACCGTCTCCAACGCCTTTGGCGAGAGCGGTCGGGAGCAGCTTGAAACACAGGCAAAAAATTACGGACTGGAGGTCGTTAAGGCCGAGAAGTTCGGCGGCAAAGACACCGACATGACGGCCCAGCTCACCAAAATCCGCACTGCAGATCCCGATGCCATCATCTGCTGGGGAACCAATCCCGGTCCGGCTGTGGTTGCCAAAAACGCAAAGCAGTTAAACCTGAACATCCCTCTCTACCAGAGCCACGGTGTGGCCTCCCCGAAATTCATCGACCTGGCCGGAGACGCGGCTGAAGGCATCCTTCTGCCCACCGGAAAAATTCTTGTGGCCGATCTGCTCCCGGAGAGCGACCCTCAGAAAGCAGTGCTTTCCCAGTATATCAAAGACTATACCGCCAAATACAACATGGCCGTTTCCGGTTTCGGCGGCTATGCTTACGATGCGGTCAACATCCTGATCAAAGCCCTCAAAGGCACGAACGGCGACAAAAAGAAAATCCGCGACAACATCGAAAACCTCACCGGCCATGTGGGCATCAGCGGCACATTCAATTTCAGCAAAGAGGAACACAACGGCCTGGGTGATGACGCCTTTGTGATGGTCCAGATTAAAAACGGAAAGTGGGAACTGGTGAACGATGAACAGTAA